Proteins encoded in a region of the Carassius carassius chromosome 49, fCarCar2.1, whole genome shotgun sequence genome:
- the LOC132132861 gene encoding beta-adrenergic receptor kinase 2-like, producing MADLEAVLADVSYLMAMEKSKSTPAARASKKIILPEPRIRSVMQKYLEERDELTFDKIFNQKIGFLLFKDFCMNEIDEAVPQLKFYEEIKEYEKLDSEEERLTRSRQIYDLYIMKELLSCSHPFSKKAVDHVQTHLAKKQVPPNLFQPYIVEICDSLRGKIFQKFIESDKFTRFCQWKNVELNIHLTMNDFSVHRIIGRGGFGEVYGCRKADTGKMYAMKCLDKKRIKMKQGETLALNERIMLSLVSTGDCPFIVCMTYAFHTPDKLCFILDLMNGGDLHYHLSQHGVFSEKDMRFYAAEIILGLEHMHNRFVVYRDLKPANILLDEHGHVRISDLGLACDFSKKKPHASVGTHGYMAPEVLQKGTAYDSSADWFSLGCMLFKLLRGHSPFRQHKTKDKHEIDRMTLTMNVELPDSFSPELKSLLEGLLQRDVAKRLGCLGHGASEVKEHLFYKGIDWQQVYLQKYSPPLIPPRGEVNAADAFDIGSFDEEDTKGIKLLDSDQELYKNFPLVISERWQQEVAETVYDAVNSDTDKNEARKRAKNKQQGHEEDYALGKDCIMHGYMLKLGNPFLTQWQRRYFYLFPNRVEWRGEGESRQNLLTMEQIVNVEETQIKDKKCILLRIKGGKQFVLQCESDPEFVQWKKELTEAFTEAQKLLRRAPKVIGKGRTNVLELSKPPLTHRNSNGL from the exons GTTTCCTCTTGTTCAAGGATTTCTGCATGAACGAGATCGACGAGGCCGTTCCGCAGCTGAAGTTTTATGAGGAG ATTAAAGAGTACGAGAAGTTGgattcagaagaagagaggcTAACTCGCAGTCGGCAGATTTATGACCTCTACATAATGAAGGAGCTTCTGTCATGTTCACAT CCCTTCTCTAAGAAGGCAGTAGACCATGTCCAGACTCACCTAGCAAAGAAACAAGTTCCTCCAAATCTCTTTCAG CCATATATAGTTGAAATCTGTGATAGTCTTCGGGGAAAGATCTTTCAGAAATTCATTGAAAG CGACAAGTTCACACGTTTTTGCCAGTGGAAGAATGTAGAGCTCAACATTCAT TTGACGATGAATGACTTCAGTGTCCATCGGATCATTGGCAGAGGGGGGTTTGGTGAGGTATATGGTTGCAGGAAGGCAGACACAGGGAAAAT gtatgCCATGAAGTGTTTGGATAAAAAGCGGATCAAAATGAAGCAGGGAGAAACGCTGGCACTCAACGAGAGAATCATGCTGTCGTTGGTCAGCACCGGG gaTTGCCCTTTCATAGTGTGTATGACATATGCCTTCCACACTCCTGATAAATTGTGTTTTATCCTGGACTTGATGAATG GTGGAGACCTTCACTATCACCTATCTCAGCATGGAGTCTTCAGCGAAAAGGATATGCGTTTTTATGCAGCTGAGATCATATTGGGCCTTGAACACATGCACAATCGATTCGTCGTCTACAGAGACCTCAAG CCTGCAAATATCCTCTTAGACGAACACGGACACGTTCGCATCTCTGACCTGGGCCTGGCCTGTGATTTCTCCAAGAAAAAGCCTCACGCCAGCGT AGGTACTCATGGCTACATGGCACCTGAGGTTCTGCAAAAAGGAACAGCGTACGATAGCAGCGCAGACTGGTTCTCTCTGGGCTGCATGCTGTTCAAACTCTTGCGAGG GCACAGTCCATTCAGGCAGCACAAGACCAAAGACAAACATGAGATTGACCGCATGACCCTTACCATG AATGTGGAGTTACCCGACTCCTTCTCCCCTGAGCTCAAGTCCCTCTTGGAAGGACTCTTACAGCGAGACGTCGCCAAAAGATTGGGGTGTCTGGGACACGG GGCGTCAGAGGTAAAGGAGCATTTGTTCTACAAGGGAATCGATTGGCAGCAGGTGTATCTTCAGAAG TACTCCCCACCTCTCATTCCCCCCAGAGGAGAAGTCAACGCTGCAGACGCCTTTGACATCGGCTCTTTCGATGAGGAGGACACCAAGGGAATTAAG ctGCTTGACAGTGATCAGGAGCTCTATAAGAACTTTCCGCTGGTGATCTCCGAGCGCTGGCAGCAGGAGGTGGCCGAGACAGTGTATGATGCCGTCAACAGTGACACAGATAAGAACGAGGCGCGCAAGCGAGCTAAAAACAAGCAGCAGGGCCATGAAGAGG ACTATGCGCTGGGGAAGGACTGTATCATGCACGGCTACATGCTAAAGCTAGGAAACCCCTTCCTGACACAGTGGCAGCGGCGGTATTTCTACCTGTTCCCCAACCGTGTGGAGTGGAGAGGCGAAGGAGAGTCTCGg CAAAACCTGCTGACCATGGAGCAGATCGTGAATGTGGAGGAGACGCAGATCAAGGACAAAAAGTGCATCCTGCTGAGGATCAAAGGAGGGAAACAGTTTGTCCTACAGTGCGAG AGCGACCCAGAGTTCGTACAGTGGAAGAAGGAGCTCACCGAAGCATTCACCGAGGCCCAGAAGCTGCTGCGTCGTGCCCCCAAAGTCATTGGCAAGGGGCGAACTAATGTGCTGGAACTGTCCAAACCTCCGCTCACGCACCGCAACAGCAACGGCCTGTGA